The window TCATGTCTTGCCTCTTAATGCGTACGAAGCAAAGAAAACCTTATCTAATTTAGGCCTTGAATATATCAAATTCCACGCATGTCCGAATGAGTGTGTTCTGTACAGGCGTGTAAACGAGAGTGCTTCTGAGTGTCCCAAGTGTAGTTTATCTCGATGGAAGCCATGGAACCTCCGCTTAGCTTTGGCGGCAGATGGTATCAACCCACTTAATAACGGTCTAACTGATAGATATAGTTGTTGGCGAGTAGTTTTGATAACTTATAATCTTCCTCCATGGTTATGCATGAAGAGGAAGTTTGTGATGTTAACCGTACTAGTCTCTGGTCCACATGAGCCTGGTAATAACATTGATGTCTTTCTACAACCGTTGATTGATGATTTGCTGAAACTATGGGAAGAAGGCGAGCCAAATGTATACGATGCTAGTACCAATTCTTCTTTCACTTTTAGAGCAATGTTGTTATGGACGATAAATGACTTCCCGCCATACGGAAATTTATCAGGTTGCGTGAATCAGGGGTATATGTCATGTCCTGTATGTGGTGTCGACACTGTTGCGAAATATTTATCCCATAGAAGGAAGATGTGTTATCAAGGTCACCGTCGCTATTTGCCTAGGCATCATCCTTATAGAAGGAAGAAATCGGCTTTTAATGGCGAACAAGAATTTGGACAACCACGTCAACCCCTTTCTGGAGGACAGGTTTTAGAGCAACAAGAgcaaattaaatttacttttggaaaagaagtaaagAAGGCAAAGAAGGTAGACTGTCCATGGAAGAAAAAGTCAATTTTTTTGACTTAGAATACTAGAGATTTCAACATGTACGTGACTGTATCGATGTTATGCACATTGAGAAAAATGTGTGCGACAATTTGATTGGGACACTACTTAATATAAAGCACAATTCCAAAGACAGTGAAGCATCTCGTAATGACATGATGGAAATGGGGATTAGACTTGATTTAGCTCCGCAAGTAGGTGTAAAGAGAACTTACTTACCTACTTCTGTTTTCACTCTTACAAAGGCCGAAATACGAAAAGTGTTGGGATCACTATTATCAATGAAACTGTCATATGGACACGCATCGAATATTAAAAACTGTGTATCAATGGCTGATGCGAAGTTGTTTGGACTCAAGTCCCATGACTGCCACATACTAATTCACCAGTTGCTTCCGATCGCAATCCGGTCTGTACTCCCCAAAAATGTTAGGGTTAGCATTATCAGGCTGTGTTTCTTTTCTAACTCTTTGTGTAAAAGGGTTGTAGACGTATCAAAACTGGAAAAATTGCAAGCTGATATGGTATTAACATTGTGCGAGCTAGAAAAGATTTTTCCTCCGTCATTTTTTGATGTAATGATACATCTCACCGTTCATTTGGTCAGAGAATTGCGACAATGTGGGCTTGTTTTCTATTGATGGATGTTTCCTTTCGAACGGTTTAATAAAGTGCTCAAAAGCTACGTGAAAAACCGTTTTTATCCGGAAGGTTGTATAGCGGATCCATGTCTCCTCATTCATCCCagtctgccaccagcaaggcCCCAATCCTCGTTGTTGACACGGGATCCTCTCCCAGCTTGAACCCTTATCCTACACAACCAGGCCTGGGGGTTAGCTCTAGGACTCGCTCCAGACGCAGTTTTACCGTGAAGGAACTTAACTGGACCACTTCCGAGTCCAGTAAGGCGGAGGAAACCTCGGGACCCCAAATGGACATTGCTGCCGCTTCTGAGGGGGTTCAGGAAGAGCTTGAGCGGGAGACTGAGGCTTCCGTTGATGTTGTTGAGCCTCCGGCTGTGGTCTTGGCTTGCGAGTacatggactccatcatgactcctgcCAGGTTGCAGTCCCTCctggagtcctgcaaccctggTTGCACTTTGGTGATCTCTCAGCTGGGcgagaggtgtcaccgctttgaTAGTCTCAAGCCGGAGACTAATTACCCCAACGCCGTGCTTTCTTCCCAGTTTTTCAGGCTGGGGTTGTCTCTACCTC of the Daucus carota subsp. sativus chromosome 4, DH1 v3.0, whole genome shotgun sequence genome contains:
- the LOC108203507 gene encoding uncharacterized protein LOC108203507, which gives rise to MLKLHNWRARFGSSDNAFTDLLSSVGSLLPEDHVLPLNAYEAKKTLSNLGLEYIKFHACPNECVLYRRVNESASECPKCSLSRWKPWNLRLALAADGINPLNNGLTDRYSCWRVVLITYNLPPWLCMKRKFVMLTVLVSGPHEPGNNIDVFLQPLIDDLLKLWEEGEPNVYDASTNSSFTFRAMLLWTINDFPPYGNLSGCVNQGYMSCPVCGVDTVAKYLSHRRKMCYQGHRRYLPRHHPYRRKKSAFNGEQEFGQPRQPLSGGQVLEQQEQIKFTFGKEVKKAKKKNVCDNLIGTLLNIKHNSKDSEASRNDMMEMGIRLDLAPQVGVKRTYLPTSVFTLTKAEIRKVLGSLLSMKLSYGHASNIKNCVSMADAKLFGLKSHDCHILIHQLLPIAIRSVLPKNVRVSIIRLCFFSNSLCKRVVDVSKLEKLQADMVLTLCELEKIFPPSFFDVMIHLTVHLVRELRQCGLVFY